From a region of the Nyctibius grandis isolate bNycGra1 chromosome 10, bNycGra1.pri, whole genome shotgun sequence genome:
- the CHDH gene encoding choline dehydrogenase, mitochondrial: protein MSYLKKGVKCCSPMHKVTGTLFKAHILKNILGINEQRCKFSHTSSQLSSEKANSYNYVIVGAGSAGCVLANRLTEDPLSTVLLLEAGPKDTLLGSKRLMWKIHMPAALTYNLCDEKYNWYYHTTSQKHMDNRIMYWPRGRVWGGSSSLNAMVYIRGHAEDYNRWSREGAIGWDYEHCLPYFKKAQTHELGPDQYRGGNGPLYVSRGKTNHPLHHAFLEATQQAGYPFTDDMNGYQQEGFGWMDMTVHQGQRWSTASAYLHPAISRPNLSVAEKTLVTKILFQGTKSIGVEYVKNGQRKKAFASKEVILSGGAINSPQLLMLSGIGNADDLKKLGIPVVCHLPGVGQNLQDHLEVYVQQKCTKPITLYNAQKPVNMVRIGLEWLWKFTGEGATAHLESGGFIRSEPGVPHPDIQFHFLPSQVIDHGRVASTMEAYQVHVGPMRSTSVGWLKLKSTDPNDHPIIEPNYMSTERDIWEFRQCVKLTREIFAQKAFEEFRGPEIQPGNDVQSDREIDAFIRQKADSAYHPSCTCKMGQLSDSTAVVDPQAKVIGTENLRVVDASIMPSVVSGNLNAPTIMIAEKAADIIKGLPSLQEKNVPVYKPKTLETQR from the exons ATGTCATACTTAAAGAAAGGAGTTAAATGTTGCAGTCCGATGCACAAAGTAACAGGAACTCTGTTTAAAGCACACATATTAAAGAACATATTGGGCATCAATGAACAACGATGCAAATTTTCACATACATCATCTCAACTTAGTTCTGAAAAGGCAAACTCTTATAATTATGTCATTGTTGGAGCTGGATCAGCAGGGTGTGTATTAGCCAACAGGTTGACCGAAGACCCTCTCAGTACTGTACTACTTTTGGAAGCAGGCCCTAAAGATACCCTTCTAGGTAGTAAAAGACTGATGTGGAAGATTCATATGCCTGCTGCATTAACATACAACCTATGTGATGAGAAATATAACTGGTATTACCACACAACATCACAAAAGCATATGGATAACCGAATTATGTACTGGCCCCGTGGAAGAGTGTGGGGTGGCTCCTCTTCTCTCAATGCTATGGTGTACATTCGTGGGCATGCAGAAGATTATAATCGAtggagcagggaaggggctATAGGATGGGACTATGAACATTGCTTGCCCTATTTTAAGAAGGCACAGACACACGAACTGGGGCCAGATCAGTACAGAGGTGGAAATGGACCCTTGTATGTAtcaagagggaaaacaaaccaTCCTCTTCATCATGCATTCCTGGAGGCAACCCAGCAAGCTGGGTATCCCTTCACAGATGATATGAATGGCTATCAGCAGGAAGGATTTGGCTGGATGGACATGACAGTACACCAAG GTCAAAGATGGAGCACAGCTAGTGCTTACCTTCACCCAGCCATATCGCGCCCAAATTTGTCAGTTGCAGAGAAGACACTTGTAACAAAAATCTTGTTTCAAGGAACAAAATCCATTGGTGTTGAGTATGTGAAAAATGGGCAAAGGAAAAAG GCTTTTGCCAgtaaagaagttattttaagtGGAGGTGCCATAAATTCTCCACAGCTGCTTATGTTGTCTGGGATTGGCAATGCCGATGATCTGAAAAAACTGGGGATCCCTGTTGTTTGCCATCTTCCTg GAGTAGGCCAGAACCTGCAAGATCATTTAGAAGTGTATGTCCAGCAAAAGTGCACCAAACCTATTACTCTATATAATGCACAAAAGCCAGTTAACATGGTGAGGATTGGTCTAGAATGGCTTTGGAAGTTTACAG GTGAGGGAGCCACTGCCCACTTAGAATCTGGTGGTTTTATCCGAAGTGAACCTGGGGTTCCTCACCCTGACATTCAGTTCCACTTTCTCCCTTCTCAGGTGATTGATCATGGTCGGGTTGCTTCCACAATGGAAGCTTACCAG GTCCACGTGGGACCCATGAGGAGCACGAGCGTGGGCTGGCTAAAGCTGAAGAGTACAGACCCAAATGACCATCCCATCATTGAGCCTAACTACATGTCAACAG AAAGAGATATTTGGGAATTCCGCCAGTGTGTCAAGTTGACCAGAGAGATCTTTGCTCAGAAAGCTTTTGAAGAATTTCGCGGGCCTGAAATTCAACCAGGAAACGATGTTCAGTCTGACAGAGAAATAGATGCTTTCATAAGGCAGAAGGCTGATAGTGCTTATCATCCTTCCTGCACCTGTAAAATGGGTCAGCTTTCAGACAGCACTGCTGTAGTTGATCCCCAAGCaaaagtaattggcactgaaaACTTGAGAGTAGTAGATGCCTCAATAATGCCCAGTGTTGTCAGTGGGAATTTGAATGCCCCAACAATTATGATAGCAGAGAAAGCTGCAGATATAATTAAGGGCCTCCCatcacttcaggaaaaaaacgTTCCTGTATATAAGCCCAAGACCTTGGAAACGCAGAGATAA